Genomic window (Apis cerana isolate GH-2021 linkage group LG1, AcerK_1.0, whole genome shotgun sequence):
cgataaaaatttacatgaaaattCGAACAGAAAGATCGaatcaaaaatgattaaaaatgaaactgaAGAAATTAAGAATGAGTTTGATGAAGAACAGGATaaagatgatgatgatgatgatgatgatgatgatgatgatgaagagGATGCTGACGAAGcagaagttaaaattttagaaacttcTCTTGCTCACAATCCATATGATTATGCGAGTCATGTAGcccttattaataaattacaaaaaatgggTGAATTAGAACGATTACGCGCTGCCAGAGAAGATATGAGTTCAAAGTATCCTTTGAGTCCTGATCTCTGGTTATCTTGGATGcgtgatgaaattaaattagcaACCACTATAGAACAGAAAGCTGAAGTAGTAAAATTATGTGAGCGAGCAGTAAAAGATTATCTtggtatgttttttattcttaatatataataatgtataataataatatatcatccgtgttttataaatacaattgatgaatatattatgtattaaactGATTGTTGTAGCTGTAGAAGTATGGTtagaatatttgcaatttagtATTGGTAATATGGGCACTGAAAAAGATGCAGCAAAAAATGTTAGACATCTCTTTGAAAGAGCATTAACAGATGTTGGGTTACATACTATTAAAGGTGCAATAATATGGGAAGCATTTCGAGAGTTTGAAGCTGTGTTATATGCTCTGGTAAGTACAGAATGAAgagacaaaataattttaaattattaataatttcttatatcaagatttcatatatttagattGATCCTTTAAATCAAGCTGAAAGGAAAGAGCAATTAGAACGTATTGGTAACTTATTCAAAAGACAATTAGCTTGTCCTCTTTTAGATATGGAAAAAACATATGAAGAATATGAAGCTTGGCGTCATGGAGATGGTACAGAAGCTGttattgatgataaaattattattggaggATATAATCGAGCTCTTTCAAAGCTTAATCTTCGTTTACCTTAtgaggaaaaaattgtttctgcACAAACAGAAAATGAACTATTAGattcatacaaaatatatttatcatatgaaCAACGTAATGGTGATCCTGGAAGAATCACAGTTTTGTATGAAAGAGCAATCACTGATCTTAGTTTGGAAATGTCAATTTGGCTTGATTACCTTAagtatttagaagaaaatattaaaattgaatcagTTTTAGATCAAGTATATCAAAGAGCTTTAAGAAATGTTCCTTGGTGTGCAAAAATATGGCAAAAATGGATAAGATCATACGAAAAATGGAACAAATCGGTATTAGAAGTTCAAACTTTATTAGAAAATGCTTTAGCAGCTGGATTCTCTACTGCTGaagattatcgaaatttatggataacttatttggaatatttacgacgaaaaatcgatcgttaTTCTACAGACGAAGGAAAACAACTAGAAATATTACGTAATACTTTTAATAGAGCTTGTGAACATTTGGCAAAATCATTTGGCTTAGAAGGAGATcctaattgtattatattgcaatattggGCAAGAACTGAAGCTATACATGCTAATAACATGGAAAAAACTAGGTCATTATGGGCTGATATCTTGTCACAAGGACATTCCGGAACAGCATCTTATTGGttggaatatatttcattagaaaggtaattttctatattatttttaatataataatttataatataatatgttttctaaattaatatttttttttttcgtttagaTGTTATGGAGATACGAAACATTTGAggaaattattccaaaaagcTTTGACCATGGTAAAAGATTGGCCAGAAAGCATAGCAAATTCTTGGATAGATTTTGAACGAGATGAAGGAACATTAGAACAAATGGAAATATGTGAAATacgaacaaaagaaaaattagataaagttGCTGAAGAAAGACAGAAAATGCAACAAATGTCCAATCATGAATTATCTCCgttacaaaacaaaaaaactcttaaaagaaaacaagacGAAACtggtaaatggaaaaatttaggATCTTCTCcaacaaaaattacaaaagttgaaatgcaaattaaaccaaaaattagagaaagtcgtttaaatttcgaaaaaaatactgATTCTGAAGAACAAAAACTAAAAACTGCGCCTCCGCCTGGTTTCAAAATGCCGGAAAATGAACAAATGGAAATAGATAATATGCATGAAATGGATGACAAAAGTACAgtttttataagtaatttagaTTACACAGCAAGCGAAGAAGAAGTTAGAAATGCTTTACAACCAGCAGGACCAATTACAATGTTTAAAATGATACGAGATTATAAAGGACGTAGTAAAGGATATTGTTATGTACAACTCAGTAACAtggtacaaattatttttttcttttaattacgattaatttatataaataatgtttaattaaaaaaatattatttttataggaagCAATTGACAAAGCTTTACAATTGGATAGAACTCCTATAAGAGGGCGACCAATGTTTGTTTCAAAATGCGATCCAAACAGAACACGAGGATCTGGATTTAAATACAGCTGCTCTCTTGAAAAAAACAAGCTTTTTGTTAAAGGTatgcaattatttaatgtCAACCCTCAGTTGGTATTCttcaaatcattaaaaattcacaaataatTTGCAACATTTCAAtcgtttatttcttaattgctAAATAATGTATtcgcgtttatttttttatattcttttatatacagatattatatttaaattgaaatattaattataaatattaattatttttatgggaTATTATGGGATAATTATAATCAGTTAAAATGggaaaatcttaattattgtaaataataataaatattaattaaaatcactttgaaatttcgtaagtcatcaatataaaaattgtaatatcttgcaaaactaatatatatttatatgatttcgttatattttctaaaccaGCTATACATTTCAGTCAAATGGATTATATTCGAtacaacaaattatatttgttttccgAAAAGTaagtgatatttaaaatatttcaatcaatgaAGTTGATTGGAAAATAGATGAAACGGAAAAAGAACAGATGTTGAAAtacaatatgaatattttaatcatattattaaaacaaaaattgaataatacttGAATAACACGAAAAAATTTcggatataaataagatatttttatatctataattattttaaatgatccaagaaatttctttcaaatttaaaacattgcaTCGAAATATTATGGAGTATTATttagattgaataattttttgtaattgataaaattttaagatcgttgaataaatgaatattaaatacaaaaatttattaaaatgttcatGAATCACACATGAAGTAGAAATgaaagcatttttttatttgctttatttaaataatttcttcaaatcagAAAATAGAGATActcattctttataaattacaaatactaCCGAGCATCACTTATTTCCATGTTATTGTACCATTGAACAAATTCTTATTCctattcaatatattgaatatgatttaatgaaataagaaaaggaaaaaaaagaatgaggaTATATGTATTGATTCCAtgagtttctttaaaaataaacttttacttCATAACTGATTgatcatcaataattttagaaattatatgtgatacaaatataaagtaaaatgaaaattttttataaaaaaaaatttattatataaaaaaaaaattatcaagaatgatatgtgaaaaaaaaagtgttgtAATATAATCGTGTAACACAagaaattcgttaaaaaattagagaattaataaaaattacagataATCCGATAGAAGAGGCTGTTCGACCAAAAAGACGACGCTGCAAAGATTGCCCTAGCAAGCTTGACAGAAAACATTCTACATACTgtatgaaatgtaaaaaaacagTTTACAAACAACATTCATTACAACAGATTTATTGTTTCACTTGTATCGAAGGTTTCAAAGAATCATACGATGTTTTTTGATGTTATTGTTATGATCATATCAGATTTTTTGTTACAAACCAAAGTGATatctagtaataaaaatttagtttatattttttttattcattctcatattttatcattcttatttatatgcaagaataatatttgcacattattttttataattaatgaattatatgtctattctattttttatttgttttataattttatttataattaaaaataatattaaaatttttattaaagaaattcatgcttctttatatacacatatccCATAAtggtaattatattcaaaatacttaCCACTACTTGTATATCAATGGGTTATAATATGGGTATAAATAACGCTgagatatcaattatattattattaataccaactgaggattaaattaaaaatcgtaaattaaaagaaaaaatatttatttttatgaaatgacTAGGACTTCCGGTATCAACAACAAAAGAAGAGcttgaagaaattttcaaggTTCACGGAGCATTGAAGGAAGTCCGTATAGTTACTTACCGTAATGGTCATTCTAAAGGGTTGGCTTACGTCGAATTTAAGGACGAAAACAGTGCCGCGAAGGCACTTCTGGCCACTGATGGAATGAAAATAGCCGACAAAGTAATTAGTGTAGCCATAAGCCAACCACCTGAACGCAAGAAAGTACCAGCGACTGAAG
Coding sequences:
- the LOC107994872 gene encoding squamous cell carcinoma antigen recognized by T-cells 3 isoform X2, coding for MEEMDIGSDESNDKNLHENSNRKIESKMIKNETEEIKNEFDEEQDKDDDDDDDDDDDDEEDADEAEVKILETSLAHNPYDYASHVALINKLQKMGELERLRAAREDMSSKYPLSPDLWLSWMRDEIKLATTIEQKAEVVKLCERAVKDYLAVEVWLEYLQFSIGNMGTEKDAAKNVRHLFERALTDVGLHTIKGAIIWEAFREFEAVLYALIDPLNQAERKEQLERIGNLFKRQLACPLLDMEKTYEEYEAWRHGDGTEAVIDDKIIIGGYNRALSKLNLRLPYEEKIVSAQTENELLDSYKIYLSYEQRNGDPGRITVLYERAITDLSLEMSIWLDYLKYLEENIKIESVLDQVYQRALRNVPWCAKIWQKWIRSYEKWNKSVLEVQTLLENALAAGFSTAEDYRNLWITYLEYLRRKIDRYSTDEGKQLEILRNTFNRACEHLAKSFGLEGDPNCIILQYWARTEAIHANNMEKTRSLWADILSQGHSGTASYWLEYISLERCYGDTKHLRKLFQKALTMVKDWPESIANSWIDFERDEGTLEQMEICEIRTKEKLDKVAEERQKMQQMSNHELSPLQNKKTLKRKQDETGKWKNLGSSPTKITKVEMQIKPKIRESRLNFEKNTDSEEQKLKTAPPPGFKMPENEQMEIDNMHEMDDKSTVFISNLDYTASEEEVRNALQPAGPITMFKMIRDYKGRSKGYCYVQLSNMEAIDKALQLDRTPIRGRPMFVSKCDPNRTRGSGFKYSCSLEKNKLFVKDNPIEEAVRPKRRRCKDCPSKLDRKHSTYCMKCKKTVYKQHSLQQIYCFTCIEGFKESYDVF
- the LOC107994872 gene encoding squamous cell carcinoma antigen recognized by T-cells 3 isoform X1 is translated as MEEMDIGSDESNDKNLHENSNRKIESKMIKNETEEIKNEFDEEQDKDDDDDDDDDDDDEEDADEAEVKILETSLAHNPYDYASHVALINKLQKMGELERLRAAREDMSSKYPLSPDLWLSWMRDEIKLATTIEQKAEVVKLCERAVKDYLAVEVWLEYLQFSIGNMGTEKDAAKNVRHLFERALTDVGLHTIKGAIIWEAFREFEAVLYALIDPLNQAERKEQLERIGNLFKRQLACPLLDMEKTYEEYEAWRHGDGTEAVIDDKIIIGGYNRALSKLNLRLPYEEKIVSAQTENELLDSYKIYLSYEQRNGDPGRITVLYERAITDLSLEMSIWLDYLKYLEENIKIESVLDQVYQRALRNVPWCAKIWQKWIRSYEKWNKSVLEVQTLLENALAAGFSTAEDYRNLWITYLEYLRRKIDRYSTDEGKQLEILRNTFNRACEHLAKSFGLEGDPNCIILQYWARTEAIHANNMEKTRSLWADILSQGHSGTASYWLEYISLERCYGDTKHLRKLFQKALTMVKDWPESIANSWIDFERDEGTLEQMEICEIRTKEKLDKVAEERQKMQQMSNHELSPLQNKKTLKRKQDETGKWKNLGSSPTKITKVEMQIKPKIRESRLNFEKNTDSEEQKLKTAPPPGFKMPENEQMEIDNMHEMDDKSTVFISNLDYTASEEEVRNALQPAGPITMFKMIRDYKGRSKGYCYVQLSNMEAIDKALQLDRTPIRGRPMFVSKCDPNRTRGSGFKYSCSLEKNKLFVKGLPVSTTKEELEEIFKVHGALKEVRIVTYRNGHSKGLAYVEFKDENSAAKALLATDGMKIADKVISVAISQPPERKKVPATEEPLLVKSLGGTTVSRTTFGMPKTLLSMVPRTVKTAATNGSANVPGNGVAPKMNNQDFRNMLLNKK